The Citrifermentans bemidjiense Bem genome window below encodes:
- a CDS encoding NHL repeat-containing protein, protein MAGDINASYLFNLSDFDGIIPYNAARTFVDEVRGEVYVATSGGLDIYNPSGMLTFHVDYDRELGGVYDAAVDDSGNILLLTNKKGDYGIVTCNYRGEPLSSVALRHVPPEFTEVRPGRMIVRHGEIYLIDQGGMLVVVVNTDGEFVRAYDLGALMLVSDDHRADAGVEGFTIDREGHMLFVSSSFGKAYRGTMDGVISAFGRRGSSAGKFGVPGGIASDRNGNLLITDKLRGVTMIYDKDFRFIKEFGFRGTRPGNVIVPNEISVDPLRNRVYVSQMRRRGVNIYQLSYSD, encoded by the coding sequence ATGGCTGGAGACATAAACGCCTCCTATCTTTTCAACCTGTCCGACTTCGACGGGATCATCCCTTACAACGCCGCCAGGACTTTTGTGGATGAGGTGCGGGGCGAGGTCTACGTCGCCACCAGCGGCGGGCTGGATATCTACAACCCCAGCGGCATGCTGACCTTCCACGTCGACTATGACCGCGAACTTGGTGGGGTGTATGATGCCGCAGTCGACGACAGTGGCAACATCCTGCTGCTGACCAACAAGAAAGGGGACTATGGCATCGTAACCTGCAATTACCGCGGCGAACCCCTTTCTTCAGTGGCCTTGCGGCATGTTCCGCCTGAGTTTACCGAGGTGCGCCCCGGTCGGATGATCGTGCGCCACGGTGAAATCTACCTCATAGACCAGGGTGGCATGTTGGTCGTCGTCGTGAATACAGACGGGGAGTTCGTCCGGGCGTACGACCTTGGGGCATTGATGCTGGTTTCCGACGACCACCGGGCCGATGCAGGAGTGGAGGGGTTCACTATCGACCGTGAGGGGCACATGCTCTTCGTCTCTTCTTCCTTCGGCAAGGCATACCGGGGCACCATGGACGGCGTGATCTCTGCGTTTGGCAGGAGGGGGAGTTCCGCGGGCAAGTTCGGCGTGCCCGGCGGGATTGCCTCGGACCGGAACGGCAACCTCCTCATAACCGACAAGCTGCGTGGCGTGACCATGATCTACGACAAGGATTTCAGGTTCATCAAAGAGTTCGGTTTCCGCGGCACCAGGCCCGGCAACGTGATCGTGCCCAACGAGATCAGCGTGGACCCTCTGCGCAACCGAGTCTACGTGAGCCAAATGCGGCGCCGTGGCGTGAATATATACCAGTTGAGCTACAGCGACTGA